A window of the Diceros bicornis minor isolate mBicDic1 chromosome 28, mDicBic1.mat.cur, whole genome shotgun sequence genome harbors these coding sequences:
- the NOXA1 gene encoding NADPH oxidase activator 1 isoform X7, producing the protein MAVGFFQRGVANFQLERFQQALCDFRLALAQLRGNATIDYTQLGLRFKLQAWEVLFNVAAAQCRLGLWAEATRSLEEAISKGPEGARDDLDTALDQVQKQALMQPRRVPRGEVFRPHRRHLEHLEPMDFLGKAKVVTSSVHDNQHKSTGPQRPQVQDADGEARPGAAPRAHDTGLCRASTPRGSRPPPDADTEVGSGQAGQADHCAPVTYDEWRPHVEQVGQQVPPGLLAAGGPGPSPSEDPTGAEGVAAEDAEALATITVQCAFTLALKAPRGVDVSSLRALLSQALPHQAQHGQLSPGPGWSPKAAAGRGAGCIRGCKGQRSAPSPQPSTPTLRSLFAVTETPVMTGAGCPSSGRRHCRGPGGMQLAALGGCGSSAGEWAAGLSSTRWWPSTATPPRGPRTWTCSRGTLWTSCVKWTRHGWRATVMAASAFSPNASWSQLVDACEEPPRRTRRGDHPKKSSSKEGFNKSNLPLSKVWSIFCFRECGVRLLQEKSLDTVPQAGSPQGSGLGPFPQPPPEALPAPGDPRAPLPAPPRKPGPFLLQWSLPTLRLDRPASH; encoded by the exons GTGCTGTTCAACGTGGCTGCAGCACAGTGCAGGCTGGGGCTCTGGGCTGAAGCCACCCGCAGCCTAGAGGAAGCCATCTCCAAGGGGCCAGAAGGGGCCCGTGACGACCTGGACACTGCCCTGGACCAAGTGCAG AAACAGGCCCTCATGCAGCCTCGGCGGGTCCCCAGGGGCGAGGTCTTTCGGCCCCACAGGCGGCACCTGGAGCACCTGGAGCCCATGGATTTCCTGGGCAAGGCCAAG GTAGTCACCTCCAGCGTCCACGACAACCAGCACAAGAGCACTGGGCCCCAGCGGCCCCAG GTTCAGGATGCTGATGGTGAAGCCAGACCCGGGGCTGCCCCACG AGCCCACGACACAGGCCTCTGCAGAGCTAGTACCCCCCGTGGCTCCAGGCCGCCCCCCGATGCAGACACGGAAGTTGGCTCTGGCCAGGCAGGGCAGGCTGACCACTGTGCACCAGTCACCTATGATGAGTGG AGGCCCCACGTGGAGCAAGTTGGCCAACAGGTTCCTCCAG GGCTGCTGGCGGCTGGCGGTCCAGGCCCCAGCCCCTCTGAAGATCCCACGGGTGCTGAG GGTGTGGCTGCAGAGGACGCCGAGGCCTTGGCGACCATCACGGTGCAGTGTGCCTTCACCCTGGCCCTGAAGGCCCCAAGAGGAGTGGACGTGTCCAGCCTGCGGGCCCTGCTGAGCCAGGCCCTCCCTCACCAGGCTCAGCATGGGCAGCTCAG CCCCGGCCCAGGGTGGAGCCCCAAGGCAGCAGCTGGAAGAGGGGCTGGGTGCATCAGAGGCTGCAAAGGTCAGAGGTCAGCACCTTCTCCACAGCCCTCTACCCCCACTCTGAGGAGTCTCTTTGCAGTTACCGAGACCCCAGTGATGACGGGCGCTGGGTGCCCCTCCTCGGGGAGGAGGCATTGCAGAGGGCCTGGCGGGATGCAGCTGGCGGCCCTGGGGGGCTGCGGCTCCAGTGCCGG GGAGTGGGCCGCCGGCCTGTCCTCTACCAGGTGGTGGCCCAGCACAGCTACTCCGCCCAGGGGCCCGAGGACCTGGACTTGCagcagggggacactgtggacgTCCTGTGTGAAG TGGACCAGGCATGGCTGGAGGGCCACTGTGATGGCCGCATCGGCATTTTCCCCAAATGCTTCGTGGTCCCAGCTGGTCGATGCCTGTGAGGAGCCGCCCCGCCGGACCCGGCGAGGAGATCACCCTAAGAAGTCCAGCAGCAAAGAGGGTTTTAATAAAAGCAATCTGCCCCTCTCCAAGGTGTGGTCCATATTCTGCTTCCGAGAGTGTGGGGTGAGGCTGCTCCAGGAGAAGAGCCTGGACACTGTCCCTCAGGCAGGCTCACCCCAGGGGTCTGGGCTGggccccttcccccagcctcctcctgagGCTCTGCCAGCTCCTGGAGACCCCAGGGCCCCACTGCCAGCCCCtcccaggaagccaggccccttctTGCTGCAGTGGTCACTCCCCACCCTCAGGCTCGACCGGCCCGCGTCCCACTAA
- the ENTPD8 gene encoding ectonucleoside triphosphate diphosphohydrolase 8, whose protein sequence is MGLTWKERVLTALLGAAAASGLTTLILILVEATNVLLPADTKFGIVFDAGSSHTSLFVYQWPADKENNTGVVSQVLACQVEGPGISSYTSDPAQAGESLQGCLEEALALIPEAQHHETPMFLGATAGMRLLSQKNSSQARDIFVAVTRVLSQSPVDFRGAELLAGQDEGALGWITINYVLGMLVKYSFSGEWIRPPEGTLVGALDMGGASTQLTFVPGGPILHKNTQATLRLYGYDHSVYTHSYLCFGRDQMLNRLLAGLVQSSLAPLVRHPCYHSGYQGTLSLASLYESPCVHSTAPLDLTQNLSVEGTGNPRACVSAIRDLFDFLSCEGQEDCAFNGIYQPPVRGQFYAFSNFYYTFHFLNLTSRQPLATVNASVWEFCQRPWKLVEASSPGQDRWLRDYCASGLYILTLLLEGYGFSEDTWPSIEFRKQAGGTDIGWTLGYMLNLTNMVPAEAPAQWRAESYSVWVAGVVFMVLTLVAVLGAAAVQLLWPQD, encoded by the exons ATGGGACTGACTTGGAAGGAGCGGGTGCTCACGGCCCTGCTGGGGGCTGCCGCGGCCTCAGGCCTCACCACGCTCATTCTCATCCTGGTGGAGGCCACCAATGTCCTCCTGCCTGCAGACACCAAG TTTGGGATCGTGTTCGACGCCGGGTCCTCCCACACGTCCCTCTTTGTGTATCAGTGGCCGGCAGATAAGGAGAATAACACAGGCGTGGTTAGCCAGGTCCTGGCCTGCCAGGTGGAAG GGCCTGGAATCTCCTCCTATACCTCCGACCCTGCACAGGCTGGTGAAAGCCTgcagggctgcctggaggaggcatTGGCGCTGATCCCAGAGGCTCAGCATCATGAAACGCCCATGTTCCTGGGGGCCACGGCTGGCATGAGGCTGCTCAG CCAGAAGAACAGCTCTCAGGCGAGGGACATCTTTGTGGCGGTCACCCGGGTCCTGAGCCAGTCTCCCGTGGACTTTCGGGGCGCTGAGCTCCTGGCTGGGCAGGACGAAGGTGCCTTAGGTTGGATCACCATCAATTACGTCCTGGGCATGCTGGTCAAG TACTCCTTCTCTGGAGAATGGATCCGGCCTCCAGAGGGGACGCTGGTGGGCGCCCTGGACATGGGTGGGGCCTCCACCCAGCTCACCTTCGTGCCTGGAGGCCCCATACTGCACAAGAACACACAGGCCACCCTCCGGCTCTACGGCTACGACCACAGCGTCTACACCCATAGCTACCTCTGTTTCGGGCGTGACCAGATGCTGAACAGGCTCCTGGCTGGGCTGGTGCAG AGCAGCCTGGCCCCCCTGGTCCGCCACCCATGCTACCACAGCGGCTACCAGGGCACACTGTCCCTGGCTTCCCTGTACGAGTCGCCCTGTGTCCACAGCACAGCCCCCCTAGACCTCACCCAGAACCTCAGTGTGGAAGGCACCGGGAACCCCAGGGCCTGCGTCTCAGCCATCCGGGATCTCTTTGACTTCCTGAGCTGCGAGGGCCAAGAAGACTGTGCCTTCAACGGGATCTACCAGCCCCCCGTGCGGGGCCAGTTCTAC gcctTCTCCAACTTCTACTACACCTTCCATTTCCTGAACCTCACGTCCAGGCAGCCGCTGGCCACCGTCAACGCCAGTGTCTGGGAGTTCTGCCAGAGGCCCTGGAAGCTG GTGGAGGCGAGCTCACCTGGGCAGGACCGCTGGCTGCGCGACTACTGCGCCTCGGGGCTGTACATCCTCACACTCCTGCTCGAGGGCTATGGGTTCAGTGAGGACACCTGGCCCAGCATCGAGTTCCGCAAGCAG GCTGGCGGCACCGACATCGGCTGGACACTGGGCTACATGCTGAACCTGACCAACATGGTCCCGGCCGAGGCGCCTGCCCAGTGGCGGGCAGAGAGCTACAGCGTCTGGGTGGCCGGGGTCGTCTTTATGGTGCTGACCCTCGTGGCCGTTCTCGGAGCTGCTGCAGTCCAGCTCCTCTGGCCGCAGGACTAA